A window of Natrinema versiforme contains these coding sequences:
- a CDS encoding DUF5795 family protein — translation MSENRVVQGRMVTAEKLAELVEGDSVMEVDSIEEADEECPDCGGNVLKVVYMPSVTELVTGWKCQDCDWSEDDRD, via the coding sequence GTGAGCGAGAATCGCGTCGTTCAGGGGCGAATGGTTACGGCCGAAAAACTCGCGGAACTGGTCGAAGGCGACTCCGTGATGGAAGTCGATTCGATCGAGGAGGCCGACGAGGAGTGTCCGGACTGTGGCGGGAACGTACTGAAAGTGGTGTACATGCCGTCGGTCACCGAACTCGTTACCGGCTGGAAGTGCCAGGACTGCGACTGGAGCGAGGACGACCGGGACTGA
- a CDS encoding UbiA family prenyltransferase, translating to MSSVKTALRFLVHSNLFISLATVSVVVTTVLLAELPLEPLPVFIVFAATMFVYTVNRFTDLEEDEQNVPQRAAFTKRYGRLWLALGIGLYVAAIGVAVALGLPGAAYMLLPLAVVLLYSVGGVKQIFLVKNLVVGLAWGAIPLGVGYYYGELRSSEILFLFAYITTMITIAAAIFDVKDIEGDRAEGIPTVPNLFGPRWTRLLSLCSTVAVAAAVIALVSTGVLSEKFLVVLAMNAYVCAYIPFATPDRGPLYYGFVVDGEHVFLAAVVMALEWAVW from the coding sequence GTGTCATCGGTGAAAACCGCCCTCCGATTTCTCGTCCACAGCAACCTCTTCATCTCGCTTGCCACGGTCAGCGTCGTCGTCACGACCGTTCTGCTCGCAGAGCTTCCCCTCGAGCCCCTGCCGGTATTCATCGTCTTCGCGGCCACGATGTTCGTCTACACCGTCAACCGGTTCACCGACCTCGAGGAGGACGAGCAAAACGTCCCGCAGCGCGCGGCGTTTACGAAGCGGTACGGTCGGCTCTGGCTCGCGCTCGGGATCGGCCTCTACGTGGCTGCGATCGGGGTCGCCGTCGCGCTCGGCCTGCCCGGCGCGGCGTACATGCTCCTCCCGCTCGCCGTCGTCCTCCTGTACTCCGTCGGCGGGGTCAAGCAAATCTTCCTCGTGAAGAACCTCGTCGTCGGCCTCGCGTGGGGTGCGATTCCCCTCGGCGTCGGCTACTACTACGGCGAGTTGCGCTCGTCGGAGATCCTGTTTCTGTTCGCGTATATCACGACCATGATCACCATCGCCGCGGCGATCTTCGACGTCAAGGACATTGAGGGCGACCGTGCGGAGGGGATTCCGACGGTCCCCAACCTGTTCGGGCCGCGGTGGACCAGACTCCTGTCGCTGTGTTCGACCGTCGCCGTCGCCGCGGCGGTCATCGCCCTCGTCAGCACCGGCGTGCTCTCCGAGAAGTTCCTCGTCGTGCTCGCGATGAACGCCTACGTCTGTGCGTACATTCCCTTCGCGACCCCCGACCGCGGCCCGCTGTACTACGGCTTCGTCGTCGACGGCGAACACGTCTTCCTCGCCGCCGTCGTGATGGCCCTCGAGTGGGCGGTCTGGTGA
- the sucC gene encoding ADP-forming succinate--CoA ligase subunit beta, with protein MKLHEYQAKNVFADAGIPTPASELASDVDGVVTAAEEIGYPVAVKAQVQVGGRGKAGGIKLAEDEEEAREAADSILGMDLKGYHVDRVLVEEAVDFVNELYVGITMDRGEGKPVAMVSTKGGVNIEEVAEEDPEAIAREHIDPSFGMHPYQARKAVYDAGVDQSIARDVSSVLTTLYQLWDDKDGADAEINPLMVTSDDEVIAADAVMNIDEDALFRQPELAEMEEEAAGGDELEQKADEYGFDYVRLDGNVGIIGNGAGLVMTTLDLVDHYGGQPANFLDVGGGAKAERISNALDMVFSDDNVDSVVFNIFGGITRGDEVARGINEALEQFDEIPKPVVVRLAGTNWEEGMEILNEDLVTVEQTLEDAVQRAVEYAGEVNDQ; from the coding sequence ATGAAATTACACGAGTATCAGGCGAAGAACGTCTTCGCCGATGCCGGGATTCCGACGCCGGCTTCGGAGCTCGCCTCCGACGTCGACGGCGTCGTCACCGCGGCCGAGGAGATCGGGTATCCAGTAGCGGTGAAAGCGCAGGTACAGGTCGGCGGCCGGGGGAAGGCCGGCGGAATCAAACTCGCCGAGGACGAGGAGGAGGCCCGCGAGGCGGCCGACTCCATCCTCGGGATGGATCTGAAGGGGTATCACGTCGACCGCGTGCTCGTCGAGGAAGCGGTCGACTTCGTGAACGAACTCTACGTCGGGATCACGATGGACCGCGGCGAGGGCAAACCCGTCGCCATGGTCTCGACCAAGGGCGGCGTCAACATCGAAGAGGTCGCCGAGGAAGATCCCGAGGCGATCGCCCGCGAACACATCGATCCCTCCTTCGGGATGCATCCCTACCAAGCGCGGAAGGCCGTCTACGACGCCGGCGTCGATCAGTCGATCGCGCGCGACGTCTCAAGTGTCCTCACCACGCTCTATCAGCTCTGGGACGACAAGGACGGCGCCGACGCCGAGATCAACCCGCTGATGGTCACGAGCGACGACGAGGTCATCGCGGCCGACGCCGTGATGAACATCGACGAGGACGCGTTGTTCCGCCAGCCCGAACTCGCCGAGATGGAAGAGGAGGCAGCCGGCGGCGACGAACTCGAGCAGAAGGCCGACGAGTACGGCTTCGACTACGTCCGTCTCGACGGCAACGTCGGCATCATCGGCAACGGCGCCGGACTCGTGATGACGACGCTGGATCTGGTCGACCACTACGGCGGCCAGCCCGCGAACTTCCTGGACGTCGGTGGCGGCGCCAAGGCCGAGCGCATTTCGAACGCGCTCGACATGGTGTTCTCGGACGATAACGTCGATTCGGTCGTCTTCAACATCTTCGGCGGGATCACCCGCGGCGACGAGGTCGCCCGCGGTATCAACGAGGCGCTCGAGCAGTTCGACGAGATCCCCAAACCGGTCGTCGTCCGACTGGCCGGGACCAACTGGGAGGAAGGCATGGAGATTCTGAATGAGGACCTCGTGACGGTCGAACAGACCCTCGAGGACGCGGTCCAGCGTGCAGTCGAGTACGCTGGGGAGGTGAACGACCAATGA
- the sucD gene encoding succinate--CoA ligase subunit alpha, which yields MSVLVDDDTRVVVQGITGGEGKFHAEQMMEYGTNVVAGAVPGKGGQEVSGVPVYDTVHEAVDEENADTSVIFVPPAFAGDAVFESLDSDLDLAVAITEGIPTQDMARVNKRLSETDTRLIGPNCPGLITPGEAKLGILPGNIFSEGNVGLVSRSGTLTYQVVDSLTSRGIGQTTAIGIGGDPIIGTDFVDALELFEDDPDTDAIVMCGEIGGEDEEEAAAFIDDYVDTPVAGFIAGRTAPPGKRMGHAGAIVSGSGTGTAESKISALNDAGVPVGDTPEEVANHIEEFLS from the coding sequence ATGAGCGTACTAGTCGACGACGACACGCGCGTCGTGGTACAGGGCATCACCGGCGGGGAAGGCAAGTTCCACGCCGAACAGATGATGGAGTACGGCACCAACGTCGTCGCCGGTGCAGTCCCCGGCAAGGGCGGGCAGGAAGTCAGCGGCGTGCCGGTCTACGACACGGTCCACGAAGCCGTCGACGAGGAGAACGCCGACACCTCGGTCATCTTCGTCCCGCCGGCCTTTGCCGGCGACGCGGTCTTCGAATCACTCGACTCCGATCTCGACCTCGCGGTCGCGATCACGGAGGGCATCCCGACCCAGGACATGGCGAGAGTCAACAAGCGTCTCTCCGAGACGGATACCCGACTTATTGGCCCGAACTGTCCCGGCCTCATCACGCCCGGTGAGGCCAAACTCGGCATCCTCCCCGGCAACATCTTCTCGGAGGGGAACGTCGGTCTGGTCTCCCGCTCCGGGACGCTGACCTACCAGGTCGTCGATAGCCTGACCTCTCGCGGCATCGGTCAGACGACGGCCATCGGTATCGGCGGCGACCCGATCATCGGCACCGACTTCGTCGACGCCCTCGAGCTGTTCGAGGACGACCCCGACACCGACGCCATCGTCATGTGCGGCGAGATCGGCGGCGAAGACGAGGAGGAAGCGGCCGCGTTCATCGACGACTACGTCGACACGCCGGTCGCCGGCTTCATCGCCGGCCGTACCGCGCCCCCGGGCAAGCGGATGGGCCACGCCGGTGCGATCGTCTCCGGCTCCGGTACCGGCACCGCAGAGAGCAAGATCTCGGCGCTCAACGACGCCGGCGTCCCCGTCGGCGACACCCCCGAAGAAGTCGCCAACCACATCGAAGAGTTCCTCTCGTAG
- a CDS encoding haloalkane dehalogenase, with protein sequence MVVSLSEERFADVPNFDYEPQYVDIGELDMAYVETGGREGSGDAEETFLCLHGEPTWSFLYRKMMPTLAERGRVVVPDLIGCGRSDRYEDRDAYSVEMHYDALQTFVEKLELTNITLVCQDWGGVLGLALAAHEPERFARLVPMNTGVPDGTQAMSDRWHEFAEMVATADDLDIGRLVRNGCYRDLSEAVVDAYRAPFPDERYMAAARTFPGLVPQSPDDPGADLLAETQDRLGEWEKPAFVLFGREDPITSHDRDPLRHHIPTASEQPDIWIDEAAHFLQEDAGEEIAEHIVDFIDRTSSAR encoded by the coding sequence ATGGTTGTCAGTCTCTCAGAGGAACGGTTCGCGGACGTGCCGAACTTCGACTACGAGCCGCAGTACGTCGATATCGGCGAGTTAGACATGGCATACGTGGAAACGGGCGGTCGCGAGGGCAGCGGCGATGCCGAGGAGACGTTCCTCTGTCTCCACGGCGAACCCACGTGGTCGTTCCTCTATCGGAAGATGATGCCCACTCTGGCCGAACGCGGTCGCGTCGTCGTCCCCGATCTGATCGGCTGTGGCCGCTCCGATCGGTACGAGGACCGCGACGCGTACTCCGTCGAGATGCACTACGACGCGCTGCAGACGTTCGTCGAGAAACTCGAGCTGACGAATATCACGCTCGTCTGTCAGGACTGGGGCGGCGTCCTCGGACTGGCGCTCGCGGCCCACGAACCCGAGCGGTTCGCGCGCCTCGTGCCGATGAACACCGGCGTACCGGACGGGACCCAAGCAATGAGCGACCGGTGGCACGAGTTCGCGGAGATGGTGGCGACCGCGGACGACCTCGACATCGGCAGACTCGTCCGGAACGGCTGCTACCGGGACCTCTCCGAAGCCGTGGTCGACGCCTACCGCGCCCCGTTCCCCGACGAGCGATACATGGCCGCTGCGCGGACGTTCCCCGGCCTCGTCCCCCAGTCGCCCGACGATCCGGGGGCGGACCTGCTGGCGGAAACCCAAGACCGGCTCGGCGAGTGGGAGAAACCGGCGTTCGTCCTGTTCGGGCGGGAGGACCCGATCACGTCCCACGACCGCGACCCGCTCCGGCACCACATCCCGACCGCGAGCGAGCAGCCCGATATCTGGATCGACGAGGCCGCCCACTTCTTACAGGAAGACGCCGGTGAGGAAATCGCCGAACACATCGTCGACTTCATCGATCGAACGTCATCGGCCCGCTAG
- the bioB gene encoding biotin synthase BioB, with protein sequence MVYETGNETVDDALERVLAGERLDRTDGLALMAQPVDALAEAGAAVRDRFGDGTVDACSIVNAKAGNCAEDCGFCAQSVHFDTGIDTYGFLGPEKILEAAKRAERDGAQRFGIVVAEKGVSKERRPEEWEEVLESIRLVRDECDLEVDASLGILTEEEAAILADEGINHYNHNIETSPNYFPEIVDSHSFEDRVETLEVAKAAGMDLCAGVILGMGETPTDRVEAAIALQDIGISSLPVNVLNPVAGTPLAEQGVDISTDEIVKTVAVYKLLHPESRVRLTGGREVNLAPDEQHLPLEAGADGLLTGDYLTTEGQSPGEDLEIIERAGLEPNRDTNEFDPEAVKARHGGSAESSSDETASTGAEPSDD encoded by the coding sequence GTGGTTTACGAGACTGGAAACGAGACGGTCGACGACGCCCTCGAGCGGGTGCTGGCCGGCGAACGGCTCGATCGCACCGACGGGCTCGCGCTGATGGCCCAACCGGTCGACGCACTCGCCGAAGCCGGCGCGGCCGTGCGCGATCGCTTCGGCGACGGTACGGTCGATGCCTGCTCGATCGTCAACGCGAAGGCGGGCAACTGTGCCGAGGACTGTGGGTTCTGTGCGCAGTCGGTCCACTTCGACACCGGTATCGACACCTACGGCTTCCTCGGGCCCGAGAAGATCCTCGAGGCCGCAAAACGCGCCGAACGCGACGGTGCCCAGCGCTTCGGCATCGTCGTCGCCGAGAAGGGCGTCTCGAAGGAACGCCGCCCCGAGGAATGGGAGGAAGTCCTCGAGTCGATCCGCCTCGTCCGCGACGAGTGCGATCTCGAGGTCGACGCCTCGCTTGGCATTCTCACCGAGGAGGAAGCCGCGATCCTCGCCGATGAGGGGATCAACCACTACAATCACAACATCGAGACCTCGCCGAACTACTTCCCCGAGATCGTCGACTCGCACAGTTTCGAAGACCGGGTCGAAACGCTTGAGGTCGCCAAGGCGGCCGGAATGGACCTCTGTGCGGGCGTCATCCTCGGGATGGGCGAGACGCCGACCGATCGGGTCGAAGCCGCGATCGCCCTGCAAGACATCGGCATTTCCTCGCTGCCGGTCAACGTCCTCAACCCCGTCGCGGGGACGCCGCTGGCCGAGCAGGGGGTCGACATCAGCACGGACGAAATCGTCAAGACGGTCGCGGTGTACAAACTGCTCCACCCCGAGTCGCGGGTCCGCCTGACCGGCGGCCGCGAGGTCAACCTCGCACCCGACGAGCAGCACCTGCCGCTCGAGGCCGGCGCTGACGGCCTCCTCACCGGCGATTACCTGACGACCGAGGGTCAATCCCCCGGCGAGGACTTAGAGATCATCGAACGCGCCGGCCTCGAGCCCAATCGGGACACCAACGAGTTCGACCCCGAGGCGGTCAAGGCCCGCCACGGCGGGTCGGCCGAGTCCTCGAGCGACGAGACGGCGAGTACAGGCGCGGAACCGAGCGACGACTGA
- a CDS encoding transcriptional regulator, with protein MDEITFAVLGTGGIGRRALEVSQHKDALTPVAACDRHGVAFDGDGLDVDELLAATEGNIDNEVATDGGSGGTTAAEGGVKQHGQQRGVVASSQARPSEDPIQEVIDRGDEIDAVLLALPNYEHDFIPRTADRFVDGDYAGVLVDVLKRSRVIGMLDDRSEDFEAAGITFVCGAGATPGLLTGAAALAAQSFVEVTDVDIHWGVGLKSGYEDNRGTVREDIAHLPEYDIETARELSEAEIEAIIDDHDGVIEFEDMEHADDVLLERAGVCDAEDVTVGGILDVRNDEKPTTTTVRVTGRTFDGETATNTFELGDETSMEANVNGPALGYLKTGVRRNRAGEYGVFGPADLLPGF; from the coding sequence ATGGACGAAATCACGTTTGCGGTACTCGGAACCGGCGGTATCGGCCGACGAGCACTCGAAGTGAGCCAGCATAAAGACGCGCTGACGCCCGTCGCGGCGTGCGATCGCCACGGCGTCGCGTTCGACGGCGACGGCCTCGACGTGGACGAACTGCTGGCGGCGACGGAGGGCAACATCGACAACGAGGTCGCGACGGACGGCGGATCCGGCGGGACGACCGCCGCCGAAGGCGGTGTCAAACAACACGGCCAGCAGCGGGGCGTCGTCGCCTCGAGTCAGGCCCGCCCGAGCGAAGACCCCATTCAGGAGGTCATCGACCGCGGCGACGAAATCGACGCGGTCCTGCTGGCCCTGCCGAACTACGAACACGACTTCATCCCGCGGACCGCCGACCGCTTCGTCGACGGCGACTACGCGGGCGTGCTGGTCGACGTGCTCAAGCGCTCGCGCGTGATCGGCATGCTCGACGACCGCAGCGAGGACTTCGAGGCGGCCGGCATCACCTTCGTCTGCGGCGCGGGCGCGACCCCCGGCCTGCTGACCGGGGCGGCCGCGCTCGCCGCGCAGTCGTTCGTCGAGGTTACCGATGTCGACATCCACTGGGGTGTCGGCCTCAAATCGGGCTACGAGGACAACCGTGGCACCGTCCGCGAGGACATCGCGCACCTCCCCGAGTACGACATCGAGACCGCGCGCGAGCTCTCCGAAGCCGAGATCGAGGCGATCATCGACGACCACGACGGCGTCATCGAGTTCGAGGACATGGAACACGCCGACGACGTCCTCCTCGAGCGCGCGGGCGTTTGCGACGCCGAGGACGTCACGGTCGGCGGGATCCTCGACGTTCGCAACGACGAGAAGCCGACGACGACCACGGTCCGCGTGACCGGGCGGACCTTCGACGGCGAGACGGCGACGAACACGTTCGAACTCGGCGACGAGACGAGCATGGAGGCGAACGTCAACGGGCCCGCACTTGGTTATCTCAAGACCGGTGTCCGGCGGAACCGCGCCGGCGAGTACGGCGTCTTCGGCCCGGCGGACCTGCTGCCCGGCTTCTGA